One part of the Haemophilus parainfluenzae genome encodes these proteins:
- a CDS encoding ATP-binding protein, protein MKNFRYFAQRYVDWVIRLGRVRFSLLGIAILAILALCIQILLSTLFSDGIHWSDIVRSITFGLFTAPFVIYFFTLLVERLERSRLELSKTLARLEKNSRDKSTLLATISHELRTPLNGIIGLSRILLDDKLTEQQQNYLNTINLSAVSLGHIFSDIIDLDKIDSKRIELNIQPCDFHSLLNDFYNFGTLMAEQKGLKFSLNCDENLANWLYLDRARISQILWNLIGNAVKFTDKGEVILTVQKIQDNQYQFSVTDTGAGIAPYELDKIFTMYYQVKDNIHRSAGSGIGLAISKNLAQLMQGDLTVESELDKGSTFYLTIMAEQAQAHDGNAEKAMQHLSILLVEDVELNVVVAKSILEKQGHYVDVAMNGEQAIRLFEKNTYDIVFLDIKLPDMSGFDIAQYLRKNYEEGIYDFLPPLIAFTANVMHSEEEYQEQGMDGVLRKPLSLVELRQCFKTFLGDDIECISDEEETPHVQEGINISLIELIGKSQAKANVDLFKQWMPIYLDELETAYEDYLANSDMQQTVSDVAHKIKGAAASVGLVNVQNIAKQAQDISLPNWTSDIASWIKQLSNEWSQNLAELEVYLEK, encoded by the coding sequence ATGAAAAACTTTAGATATTTTGCTCAACGTTATGTTGATTGGGTTATTCGATTAGGTCGAGTTCGTTTCTCTTTACTTGGCATTGCTATTCTTGCGATTTTGGCTCTTTGTATACAAATCTTATTAAGTACCCTTTTTAGTGATGGTATTCACTGGAGTGATATTGTTCGCTCGATCACTTTTGGTTTGTTTACTGCTCCTTTTGTTATTTATTTCTTTACGCTACTTGTTGAGCGATTAGAGCGTTCCCGTTTAGAGTTATCTAAAACGCTTGCACGATTAGAAAAAAATAGTCGTGATAAAAGTACTTTACTTGCAACAATTAGCCATGAGTTACGTACCCCATTAAATGGAATCATTGGTTTAAGTCGAATTTTATTAGATGATAAATTAACGGAACAACAACAGAATTATCTGAATACGATTAATCTAAGTGCGGTCAGTTTAGGCCATATTTTTAGCGACATTATTGATTTAGATAAGATCGACTCTAAACGTATTGAATTAAATATTCAACCTTGCGATTTCCATTCACTACTTAATGATTTTTATAATTTTGGTACCTTAATGGCAGAGCAAAAGGGACTAAAGTTTTCTTTAAATTGTGATGAAAATTTAGCTAATTGGCTTTATCTCGATCGTGCACGTATCAGCCAAATTCTTTGGAATTTAATTGGTAATGCTGTGAAGTTTACTGATAAGGGTGAAGTTATTCTAACAGTACAGAAAATACAGGATAATCAGTATCAATTTAGTGTTACTGATACGGGAGCAGGTATTGCACCTTATGAATTAGATAAGATTTTTACCATGTATTATCAGGTTAAAGATAATATTCATCGTTCAGCAGGAAGTGGCATCGGTCTTGCAATTTCTAAAAATCTTGCGCAGTTAATGCAAGGTGATTTAACCGTTGAAAGTGAATTGGATAAAGGTTCTACTTTTTATTTAACGATTATGGCTGAACAAGCGCAAGCTCATGATGGAAATGCTGAAAAAGCCATGCAGCATCTTTCTATTTTATTAGTTGAAGATGTTGAATTGAATGTGGTTGTGGCTAAAAGCATTCTTGAAAAGCAGGGGCATTATGTTGATGTTGCCATGAATGGTGAACAGGCGATCCGATTATTTGAGAAAAATACCTATGATATTGTTTTTCTTGATATTAAGTTGCCTGATATGTCAGGTTTTGATATCGCACAATATTTGCGAAAAAACTACGAAGAAGGGATTTACGATTTTCTACCGCCTTTAATTGCCTTTACAGCGAACGTGATGCATAGCGAAGAAGAATATCAAGAGCAGGGAATGGATGGCGTGTTACGCAAGCCACTTTCTTTGGTTGAATTACGTCAATGCTTTAAAACTTTTTTAGGCGATGATATTGAATGTATCTCTGATGAAGAAGAAACACCTCACGTTCAAGAAGGCATTAATATTTCACTTATTGAGTTAATTGGAAAATCTCAAGCTAAAGCTAATGTTGATTTATTTAAACAATGGATGCCAATTTATTTAGATGAATTAGAGACAGCTTATGAGGATTATCTTGCAAACTCAGATATGCAACAAACGGTGTCAGATGTCGCACATAAAATTAAAGGTGCAGCTGCATCAGTAGGACTTGTGAATGTTCAAAATATCGCAAAACAGGCTCAAGATATCTCATTACCAAATTGGACATCCGATATTGCTTCATGGATAAAGCAACTCAGTAATGAATGGTCTCAAAATTTAGCTGAATTAGAAGTGTATTTAGAAAAGTAA